From a region of the Theobroma cacao cultivar B97-61/B2 chromosome 8, Criollo_cocoa_genome_V2, whole genome shotgun sequence genome:
- the LOC18593008 gene encoding licodione synthase has protein sequence MMLELLSYAILFIASFLIVKTIIYNKSRPKLPPGPIALPIIGHLHHLGPFLHQTFHKLSSRYGPLIYLRLGSVGCVVASNPELAKEFLKTYELTFANRKQTAAINHLTYNSSFAFAPYGPYWKFIKKLSTNKVLGNRTLSQFLPVRTKELHHFMEFLLEKSKAGESVNVTQELLKLTSNIISEMMLSMKCSGSGNSTDGVQTIVREVTEIFGEFSISDIIWFCKNWDLQGFRRRFEDIHRRYDALLERIIRDREEVRKSKKKGRNECYQGDNVDEVKDFLDMMLDVLENDNSEMQLTRNHIKACIMDFLTAATDTAAIALEWALAELINHPDVLKIAQEEIDQVVGKSRLVEESDNPRLLYIHAIIKETFRLHPPIPMINRKSVQSCQIMGYTIPADSLLFVNIWAIGRDPNVWADPLKFQPERFLTSNEGDNNSGPIDVRGLHYQLLPFGAGRRRCPGTSLAMQALPTTLAAMIQCFHWKPAATSKIGDGVDMSERPGLTAPRAKCLECVPIARFTPTLFAT, from the exons ATGATGCTTGAACTCCTGTCGTATGCCATCCTCTTCATTGCTTCATTTCTTATTGTGAAAACAATAATCTACAACAAGAGCCGTCCCAAGCTTCCCCCAGGCCCAATTGCCTTACCTATCATCGGCCACCTCCACCACCTCGGTCCCTTCCTTCATCAAACTTTCCACAAGCTCTCGTCCCGCTATGGTCCCTTAATTTATCTCCGACTTGGCTCTGTTGGGTGCGTCGTGGCTTCTAACCCAGAGCTTGCAAAAGAGTTTCTGAAAACTTACGAGCTGACATTCGCTAACCGCAAGCAAACCGCTGCCATTAACCACCTTACATACAACTCTTCCTTTGCTTTCGCCCCCTACGGACCTTACTGGAAATTCATAAAAAAGTTAAGCACCAACAAGGTCCTAGGTAACCGAACTCTTAGCCAGTTTCTTCCCGTTCGGACCAAGGAATTGCACCATTTCATGGAGTTTCTTCTTGAAAAGTCTAAAGCAGGCGAGAGCGTGAATGTAACTCAAGAGCTGTTGAAATTAACCAGCAACATAATATCAGAAATGATGCTGAGCATGAAGTGCTCGGGGAGTGGAAACTCCACTGATGGGGTTCAAACTATAGTGCGGGAGGTGACTGAGATCTTCGGAGAGTTCAGCATCTCAGACATCATATGGTTTTGCAAAAACTGGGATCTGCAGGGATTCCGAAGGAGATTTGAGGACATACATAGAAGGTATGACGCTTTGTTGGAGAGGATAATAAGAGATCGCGAGGAAGTAAGAAAAAGCAAGAAGAAGGGAAGAAATGAGTGTTACCAAGGAGACAATGTTGATGAGGTCAAGGATTTTCTGGACATGATGCTTGATGTATTGGAAAATGATAACTCGGAGATGCAATTAACCAGAAATCACATTAAGGCCTGTATTATG GATTTCTTGACAGCCGCCACAGATACAGCAGCAATTGCACTTGAATGGGCATTGGCAGAGCTCATTAATCATCCGGATGTTCTAAAAATAGCTCAGGAAGAGATTGATCAAGTTGTGGGGAAAAGCAGATTGGTAGAAGAATCTGACAATCCTCGTCTCCTATACATCCACGCCATCATTAAAGAAACTTTTCGGCTTCACCCACCGATCCCGATGATCAACAGAAAATCAGTCCAATCATGCCAAATAATGGGATACACCATCCCCGCTGACAGTTTATTGTTCGTAAACATTTGGGCTATAGGAAGGGATCCCAACGTCTGGGCAGATCCATTGAAGTTTCAGCCTGAGAGGTTCTTGACATCCAATGAGGGAGATAATAATTCAGGGCCTATAGATGTTAGAGGCCTCCATTATCAGCTGTTGCCTTTTGGTGCAGGGCGAAGGCGCTGCCCTGGTACTTCTTTAGCAATGCAGGCGCTGCCCACCACTCTGGCAGCCATGATTCAGTGCTTTCACTGGAAGCCTGCAGCTACTTCCAAGATTGGAGATGGTGTTGACATGTCTGAACGGCCTGGACTTACGGCTCCCAGGGCAAAGTGTCTGGAGTGTGTTCCAATTGCACGCTTTACTCCCACTCTCTTTGCAACTTAA